In Eretmochelys imbricata isolate rEreImb1 chromosome 4, rEreImb1.hap1, whole genome shotgun sequence, a single window of DNA contains:
- the SMIM18 gene encoding small integral membrane protein 18, with protein MATFNTSYWNETTSLYQYLGFQVQKIYPFHDNWNTACFIILVIFIFTVVSLVALAFLYELLDCCCCVKNKTMKDLANESNPVRTMMDNFRKRETEVV; from the coding sequence ATGGCAACCTTCAACACCAGTTACTGGAACGAGACTACATCCCTTTACCAATACCTTGGTTTTCAAGTGCAAAAGATTTACCCTTTCCATGATAACTGGAACACTGCCTGCTTTATTATTCTGGTTATATTTATCTTTACTGTAGTTTCTCTGGTGGCGTTGGCTTTCCTTTACGAGTTGCTTGACTGTTGCTGCTGtgtgaaaaataaaaccatgaaAGACCTAGCGAACGAATCCAACCCAGTTAGAACCATGATGGACAACTttagaaagagagaaacagaagTGGTGTAG